A window of Zingiber officinale cultivar Zhangliang chromosome 5A, Zo_v1.1, whole genome shotgun sequence contains these coding sequences:
- the LOC121979297 gene encoding probable inorganic phosphate transporter 1-8 — translation MAGGDNLQVLHALDAAKTQWYHFTAIIVAGMGFFTDAYDLFCISLVTKLLGRIYYFDPTSEKPGTLPPNISAAVNGVAFCGTLSGQLFFGWLGDKLGRKKVYGMTLMLMVICSVASGLSFGHTAKGVMATLCFFRFWLGFGIGGDYPLSATIMSEYANKKTRGAFIAAVFAMQGFGIITGGIVALIFSAGFNSRFDAPPYAVDRAGSTVPEADYVWRIILMLGAAPAVLTYYWRMKMPETARYTALVARNAKQAAADMSRVLQVQIVEEQEKVEQLTSKKANNFGLFSREFARRHGLHLLGTTTTWFLLDIAFYSQNLFQKDIFSAINWIPKAATMNAIEEVYRIARAQTLIALCGTVPGYWFTVAFIDIIGRFTIQVMGFFFMTVFMLCLAVPYHHWTTPGNHIGFVLMYALTFFFANFGPNSTTFIVPAEIFPARLRSTCHGISAAAGKAGAIVGAFGFQYAAQSRDPAKRDKGYPAGIGVRNALFVLAVCNLLGLLFTFLVPESKGKSLEEMSGENEGEQETEAAAAPSKTIPV, via the exons ATGGCAGGAGGAGACAACCTGCAAGTGCTGCACGCGCTGGACGCGGCGAAGACGCAGTGGTACCACTTCACCGCCATCATCGTCGCCGGCATGGGCTTCTTCACCGACGCCTACGATCTCTTCTGCATCTCCCTCGTCACCAAGCTCCTCGGCCGCATCTACTACTTCGACCCGACCTCTGAAAAGCCGGGCACGCTGCCGCCCAACATCTCCGCCGCCGTCAACGGCGTCGCCTTCTGTGGCACGCTCTCCGGCCAGCTCTTCTTCGGCTGGCTCGGCGACAAGTTGGGCCGCAAGAAGGTGTATGGCATGACTCTCATGCTGATGGTCATCTGCTCCGTGGCTTCCGGCCTCTCCTTCGGCCACACCGCTAAGGGCGTCATGGCCACGCTCTGCTTCTTCCGCTTCTGGCTCGGTTTTGGTATCGGCGGAGACTACCCGCTCTCCGCCACCATCATGTCCGAGTACGCCAACAAGAAGACGCGCGGCGCCTTCATCGCCGCCGTCTTTGCCATGCAGGGCTTCGGCATAATCACCGGCGGCATCGTCGCCCTCATATTCTCCGCCGGTTTCAATAGCAG GTTCGACGCGCCGCCTTACGCGGTGGACCGCGCCGGCTCGACCGTGCCCGAAGCCGATTACGTCTGGCGAATCATTCTCATGCTCGGCGCTGCGCCGGCGGTGCTGACCTACTATTGGCGGATGAAGATGCCGGAGACGGCGCGGTACACCGCCTTGGTGGCGAGGAACGCGAAGCAGGCGGCCGCCGACATGTCGAGGGTCCTCCAGGTGCAAATCGTGGAGGAGCAGGAAAAGGTGGAGCAACTGACCTCGAAGAAGGCGAATAACTTCGGACTCTTCTCGAGGGAGTTCGCCCGGCGCCACGGCCTGCACCTCCTCGGCACCACCACCACGTGGTTCCTCCTCGACATCGCCTTCTACAGCCAGAACCTGTTCCAAAAGGACATCTTCAGCGCCATCAACTGGATCCCCAAGGCCGCCACCATGAACGCCATCGAGGAGGTCTACCGCATCGCCCGCGCCCAGACCCTCATCGCGCTCTGCGGCACCGTGCCGGGCTACTGGTTCACCGTCGCCTTCATCGACATCATCGGCCGGTTCACCATCCAGGTCATGGGCTTCTTCTTCATGACCGTCTTCATGCTCTGCCTCGCCGTGCCCTACCACCACTGGACCACGCCGGGCAACCACATCGGCTTCGTCCTCATGTACgccttgaccttcttcttcgCCAACTTCGGGCCGAACAGCACGACGTTCATCGTGCCTGCGGAGATCTTCCCGGCGCGTCTGCGGTCGACCTGCCACGGCATCTCGGCGGCGGCGGGGAAGGCCGGGGCCATTGTGGGGGCGTTCGGGTTCCAGTACGCGGCGCAGAGCAGGGACCCGGCGAAGCGCGACAAGGGCTATCCGGCCGGCATCGGCGTCCGGAACGCGCTCTTCGTGCTGGCCGTCTGCAACCTACTGGGCCTCCTCTTCACTTTCTTGGTGCCGGAGTCGAAGGGGAAGTCTCTGGAGGAAATGTCCGGCGAGAACGAGGGCGAGCAGGAGACGGAAGCCGCCGCAGCTCCCAGCAAAACAATCCCAGTTTAG
- the LOC121979298 gene encoding auxin-responsive protein SAUR32-like, whose product MNRIMPQQQESKGEAPAPAKGRVTVKVGEEQQRFEVPVEHLSHPLFAELLAEAAEEYGFSQPGVIAIPCAVDRFRQVEEMIERGHSGGHRDHAPFD is encoded by the coding sequence ATGAATAGAATCATGCCGCAGCAGCAGGAGAGTAAGGGAGAGgcgccggcgccggcgaaggggcGGGTGACGGTGAAGGTGGGGGAGGAGCAGCAGCGGTTCGAGGTTCCGGTGGAGCACCTCAGCCACCCGCTGTTCGCGGAGCTCCTGGCGGAGGCCGCGGAAGAGTACGGGTTCAGCCAGCCGGGAGTCATCGCCATCCCCTGCGCCGTCGACCGCTTCCGCCAAGTCGAGGAGATGATCGAACGTGGACACTCCGGCGGCCACCGCGACCATGCTCCCTTCGATTAA